One window from the genome of Metabacillus flavus encodes:
- a CDS encoding SWIM zinc finger family protein produces MYLADFEDFINETILKRGKDYYKKGQILKLREVDGMHKAVVEGSSYPYHVNVKMAGGTVLETYCDCPFDGLYCKHEAAVLFALRDGMVEREPEESKSKKKETAIEDLLPQMKKEDLVRVLIDLSETYPEIEKKLLFEFAPIEDEVAASKKMIREYIRKAKKQGFISYGRVDQALYGAVLTLEKAQIKRDAGQPESTVLLSLAVMSIVIEMLQYTDDSSGSIGSVLFTAVNLIDEAVEEGLGQWPEAKQKELLKAILKEAMHARYDDWSERVDLLRICVQFAVDPELRKELEKTLLKRLRELNGEDYGGRYEEESIMGFLLELYESADLEEAEAFLKANLSYPSFREIAINRSMESGDYQQAISLCEEGIHAKKERQGNIIKWKKLEYKAYELLGDREKQKELARKLISGQEGIHYYLKLKELYDPEEWPAVLEELLTELYPSSPYNPYLEILKIENQKDKILEYCRASTSEIVRLHPYIQGEYPEEVNDIFAQHIRNESSRASNRNQYKKVTKLFEPYKKACGESSARGLAEDLKKEYHYRPAMVEELENV; encoded by the coding sequence ATGTATTTAGCTGATTTTGAGGATTTTATCAATGAAACGATCCTGAAGCGCGGAAAAGATTATTATAAAAAAGGTCAGATCTTAAAGCTTCGGGAAGTGGATGGCATGCATAAGGCCGTTGTAGAGGGCAGCAGCTATCCTTATCATGTCAATGTGAAAATGGCCGGCGGAACGGTTCTTGAAACGTATTGCGATTGTCCGTTCGACGGGCTTTACTGCAAGCATGAAGCGGCTGTGCTTTTTGCTTTGAGAGACGGCATGGTGGAACGGGAACCCGAGGAGAGCAAATCGAAAAAGAAAGAGACAGCGATTGAAGACCTGCTTCCTCAAATGAAAAAAGAGGACCTCGTCCGTGTATTGATTGACCTTTCTGAAACCTATCCGGAAATTGAGAAAAAGCTGCTCTTCGAATTTGCGCCAATTGAGGACGAGGTGGCAGCGAGCAAAAAAATGATCCGCGAATACATACGCAAGGCTAAGAAGCAAGGATTCATTTCATATGGCCGAGTTGATCAGGCCCTTTATGGAGCGGTGCTTACACTTGAAAAGGCACAGATAAAAAGGGATGCCGGCCAGCCTGAAAGTACGGTGCTGCTGAGTCTTGCGGTCATGTCGATCGTTATTGAGATGCTGCAATACACAGATGACTCCAGCGGTTCTATCGGCTCTGTATTATTTACAGCCGTGAATCTCATCGATGAAGCCGTTGAAGAGGGCTTGGGGCAGTGGCCGGAAGCGAAACAGAAAGAATTATTGAAAGCCATTTTAAAAGAAGCCATGCATGCCAGATACGATGACTGGAGCGAGCGCGTTGATCTGCTTCGGATATGTGTCCAGTTTGCCGTTGATCCTGAACTCCGAAAAGAACTGGAAAAGACGCTGTTGAAACGACTGAGGGAACTAAATGGGGAAGATTATGGCGGACGGTATGAAGAAGAGAGCATCATGGGCTTTTTGCTTGAACTTTACGAATCGGCAGACCTGGAAGAGGCCGAGGCATTTCTCAAGGCAAACCTCAGCTACCCGTCATTCAGGGAAATAGCCATTAACCGGTCTATGGAAAGCGGGGACTATCAGCAGGCGATTTCCCTATGTGAAGAAGGAATCCATGCAAAAAAGGAACGGCAGGGAAATATAATCAAGTGGAAAAAGCTTGAATATAAGGCCTATGAGCTGCTTGGCGATCGTGAAAAGCAAAAGGAACTGGCAAGAAAGCTAATCAGCGGTCAAGAAGGAATCCATTACTACCTCAAGTTGAAAGAGCTGTATGATCCTGAAGAGTGGCCGGCTGTTTTGGAAGAGCTTTTAACTGAACTCTACCCATCAAGTCCTTATAACCCTTACTTGGAAATCCTTAAAATCGAGAACCAAAAGGACAAAATTCTGGAGTACTGCCGCGCTTCAACCAGTGAAATCGTAAGGCTGCATCCTTATATTCAGGGGGAGTATCCAGAAGAAGTGAACGACATTTTTGCCCAGCACATTCGAAATGAATCATCCCGGGCCTCCAACCGCAATCAGTATAAGAAAGTAACCAAGCTATTTGAGCCTTACAAAAAAGCATGTGGGGAATCGAGCGCCCGTGGGCTAGCAGAGGATCTGAAGAAGGAATATCACTACCGTCCGGCGATGGTGGAGGAACTGGAGAACGTATAG
- a CDS encoding transglycosylase SLT domain-containing protein gives MKLMGKLCLTAVLTLGLFHPGGSAEAAGTNFSSKCTKYGVLKPNVNPSFQHMNCLLTNAALAADIPPEVVKAVATQENGKWQQFGIKPVDSGIGLMQVTNYPGYSKEKLKNNVIYNIDAGVSILSKKYDSNVPKIKGAGRSIIENWYFPVMAYNGIKPVNSPLIKATGKKNTRAYQEEVFTKIVKDSLMGSANLGQFPFNTADFEYDPTSNKNIVFRKMEYSIKNLHPTVYQFKAGNRVMVTVNSVNVRVHPDTTKSAKNVGKNTVLLVRGDFVYSKSSANQFVWYPVRTADQKIKGYISSAYIKKL, from the coding sequence ATGAAATTAATGGGGAAATTGTGTTTAACTGCGGTTTTGACATTAGGGTTGTTTCATCCAGGAGGATCTGCAGAAGCTGCAGGAACGAATTTTTCGTCTAAGTGTACAAAGTACGGTGTATTAAAACCTAATGTAAATCCGTCTTTTCAGCATATGAATTGCTTGTTAACAAATGCTGCATTGGCAGCTGATATACCGCCAGAAGTAGTGAAAGCTGTTGCTACGCAAGAAAATGGCAAGTGGCAGCAATTTGGAATTAAACCTGTTGATAGCGGCATCGGTCTTATGCAGGTCACTAACTACCCTGGTTACTCCAAGGAAAAATTGAAAAATAATGTTATCTATAACATTGACGCTGGTGTTAGCATTCTTTCAAAAAAGTATGATAGTAATGTTCCTAAGATAAAAGGGGCAGGCCGGAGTATTATTGAAAACTGGTATTTTCCTGTAATGGCTTATAACGGAATCAAGCCTGTGAACAGTCCGCTTATAAAAGCAACCGGCAAGAAAAATACAAGGGCGTACCAGGAAGAAGTGTTCACCAAAATAGTGAAAGATAGCTTAATGGGGTCTGCAAATCTAGGTCAATTCCCTTTCAATACAGCAGATTTTGAATATGATCCCACATCCAATAAGAACATCGTTTTTCGAAAGATGGAATACTCTATAAAAAATCTGCATCCAACCGTTTATCAATTTAAAGCAGGAAATCGAGTGATGGTGACAGTAAATAGCGTCAATGTAAGGGTTCATCCAGATACTACAAAATCGGCAAAAAATGTGGGGAAAAATACCGTTTTATTAGTTAGGGGAGATTTTGTTTATAGCAAAAGTTCTGCTAATCAATTTGTTTGGTACCCGGTAAGAACGGCTGATCAAAAGATAAAGGGATATATTTCATCCGCTTACATTAAAAAACTTTAA
- a CDS encoding AI-2E family transporter, translating into MPDSKYFRLGYTIIIILVIIMLAVKVQFIFTPLVIIFQTLFFPFLISGVIFYLFRPIVLYLDHKKVPKTLSIVVIYILFIGIGTLLFFLIGPEIQKQFKTLIDNAPSIIETLQTKANEIRQSSWMSRFEENSNMTVEQATAKVSDYLKNNVSNIGNGITGVIGIISSLATIIVTVPFILFYLLKDSEGLSTKIARFFPLKANESKKILKDMDSALSSYIQGQAIICLIVGIMMYIGYLIIGVKYSLILAIVAMFTNVIPFIGPFLAIIPALIIGFIDSPFMAVKVLIVAIIVQQIDGNISSPLIMGRKLDVHPLTIILLLLVAGSMGGLLFMILAVPVYAVLKVIVSHIYRLYQLHKIEKKQVLKIEED; encoded by the coding sequence TTGCCGGATTCCAAATATTTCAGACTTGGTTATACCATCATCATTATTTTGGTCATCATTATGCTTGCTGTGAAGGTTCAGTTCATTTTCACACCGCTCGTCATCATTTTTCAAACGTTATTCTTTCCGTTTTTGATTTCAGGGGTCATTTTCTATTTATTTCGGCCAATCGTTCTTTACCTGGATCACAAAAAAGTTCCAAAAACGTTATCAATCGTTGTCATTTACATCCTATTTATCGGCATCGGCACGCTGCTATTCTTCCTTATTGGTCCCGAAATTCAGAAGCAGTTCAAAACACTGATTGATAATGCCCCAAGCATTATTGAAACGCTTCAGACCAAAGCCAATGAAATCAGACAAAGTTCATGGATGTCCCGTTTCGAGGAAAACAGCAATATGACGGTGGAACAGGCGACTGCCAAAGTTTCTGATTATCTTAAAAACAATGTAAGCAATATCGGAAACGGCATAACAGGCGTAATTGGCATTATCTCAAGCCTCGCCACCATCATCGTGACGGTTCCATTTATCCTGTTCTATCTATTGAAAGACAGCGAAGGCCTGTCAACAAAGATTGCCCGCTTCTTCCCGTTAAAAGCAAACGAATCAAAAAAAATTCTAAAGGACATGGACTCCGCGCTGAGTTCCTACATTCAGGGACAGGCAATCATCTGTCTAATAGTCGGTATCATGATGTACATAGGCTACCTGATTATCGGCGTCAAATATTCTTTGATCCTGGCGATTGTGGCCATGTTTACGAATGTGATCCCGTTTATCGGACCGTTCTTAGCTATCATTCCGGCGTTAATCATTGGATTCATTGACTCTCCATTTATGGCAGTCAAAGTACTGATCGTCGCCATTATTGTCCAGCAAATTGACGGAAATATCAGCTCCCCGCTCATCATGGGGCGGAAACTTGATGTCCATCCATTGACCATCATCCTTCTCTTGCTCGTCGCCGGAAGCATGGGCGGATTGCTCTTCATGATCCTCGCTGTGCCGGTATATGCCGTGCTGAAAGTAATCGTCAGCCATATTTACAGGCTGTATCAGCTGCATAAGATTGAGAAGAAACAGGTTTTGAAGATTGAGGAAGATTGA